From a region of the Janthinobacterium sp. 61 genome:
- a CDS encoding taurine ABC transporter ATP-binding protein: protein MENLYVKDVSVIYPGKTAGERVHALNNINLTINSGDFVVALGASGCGKTTLLSLMAGFIAPSKGEIMLGDNKVEGPGADRGVVFQKHALLPWLNVMENVEFGLKLQGVPKAVRREQAAKNLALVGLKDFHDNMIYQLSGGMQQRVGIARALTSNPAMLLMDEPMAALDALTRETIQELLLDIWAKSSTMFFFITHSVDEALFLANRLIVMSPRPGRITHTYELDFNKRFLECRDARAVKSSPDFIKMRETVLNIIYGDERAVNKELEVSHA from the coding sequence ATGGAAAATCTGTACGTCAAGGATGTCAGCGTGATTTATCCGGGCAAGACGGCCGGTGAACGCGTACATGCCTTAAATAACATCAATCTGACCATCAATAGCGGCGACTTCGTCGTTGCGCTGGGTGCATCAGGTTGCGGCAAGACAACCTTGCTGAGCCTGATGGCGGGCTTTATCGCCCCGTCCAAGGGCGAAATCATGCTGGGCGACAATAAAGTGGAAGGGCCGGGCGCCGACCGTGGCGTGGTGTTCCAGAAACATGCTTTGCTGCCATGGCTGAACGTGATGGAAAACGTGGAATTCGGCTTGAAGCTGCAAGGCGTGCCTAAAGCCGTGCGGCGCGAACAGGCGGCCAAGAACCTGGCGTTGGTGGGCTTGAAGGACTTTCACGACAATATGATTTATCAATTGTCGGGCGGCATGCAGCAAAGGGTAGGCATCGCCCGCGCCCTGACCAGCAATCCCGCCATGCTGCTGATGGATGAACCGATGGCGGCGCTCGATGCGCTGACGCGCGAAACCATCCAGGAATTGCTGCTCGATATCTGGGCCAAGTCCAGCACCATGTTCTTCTTCATTACCCACAGCGTCGACGAGGCGCTGTTCCTGGCGAACCGGCTGATCGTCATGTCGCCCCGTCCGGGCCGCATCACGCACACGTATGAACTCGATTTCAACAAGCGCTTCCTCGAATGCCGCGATGCGCGCGCCGTGAAATCGAGCCCGGACTTCATCAAGATGCGCGAAACGGTGCTCAACATCATTTATGGCGACGAGCGCGCAGTCAACAAAGAGCTGGAGGTGTCCCATGCATAG
- a CDS encoding ABC transporter permease subunit, with product MPGEAFGAPGQGNSSRIATVTVIAVLLLWLAVTASGMVKPLFLPSPQAVYEKFIMAATTGFGGATLWEHTVASLVRVFGAFGLACLFAIPVGVMMGVNRVARGIFDPLIEFYRPLPPLAYLPLVIIWFGIGEFSKVYLIFLAIFAPMAIAARAGVSSVSLEQIHAAYSMGATRFQVIVHVILRAAIPEILTGMRIGIGVGWTTLVAGEMVAATRGLGYMVLSASEFLASDVVIMGIIVIGFFAFLFDLMMRYLERTLVPWKGKV from the coding sequence ATGCCTGGCGAAGCGTTCGGCGCGCCGGGGCAGGGCAATTCCAGCCGCATCGCCACCGTTACCGTCATCGCCGTGCTGCTGCTGTGGTTAGCCGTGACGGCCAGCGGCATGGTCAAGCCGCTGTTCCTGCCGTCGCCGCAAGCCGTGTACGAGAAATTCATCATGGCGGCCACGACCGGTTTCGGCGGCGCCACTTTGTGGGAACACACGGTGGCCAGCCTGGTCCGGGTGTTCGGCGCCTTCGGTCTGGCTTGCCTGTTTGCCATCCCCGTCGGCGTGATGATGGGCGTCAATCGCGTGGCACGCGGCATCTTCGATCCCTTGATCGAGTTCTACCGTCCGCTGCCGCCGCTTGCTTACTTGCCACTGGTCATCATCTGGTTCGGTATCGGCGAATTCTCGAAGGTCTACCTGATCTTCCTGGCCATCTTCGCCCCGATGGCGATTGCGGCCCGGGCCGGCGTCAGCTCCGTATCGCTGGAGCAAATCCACGCGGCCTACTCGATGGGTGCTACCCGCTTCCAGGTCATCGTGCATGTGATTCTGCGTGCCGCCATCCCGGAAATTCTCACCGGCATGCGCATCGGCATCGGCGTGGGCTGGACCACCCTGGTGGCGGGCGAGATGGTGGCGGCCACGCGCGGCCTAGGCTACATGGTGCTCAGCGCCTCCGAGTTCCTGGCCAGCGATGTGGTGATCATGGGCATTATCGTGATCGGCTTCTTTGCTTTCCTGTTTGATTTGATGATGCGTTACCTCGAACGTACCCTCGTGCCATGGAAGGGCAAGGTGTAA
- the tauA gene encoding taurine ABC transporter substrate-binding protein encodes MNTNTSKNTVFSTMRRAVLGTLVLGVTLASSGTAFAQSKEVTIAYQEINGPFLVAIASGEVEKTTGYKINWRKFDSGAKVATGMASGDVQIGVIGSSPLTAAVSRGVDLQLFWIIDDINEAEAMVARNGAGISKPTDLRGKKIAVPFVSTTHFHTMFALETWGIKPTEVKLLNMQPNQIAAAWERGDIDAAFVWDPALSKLKQNGKVLVTSGELSKKGKATFDGMAVERAWGEANADFMAKFVKVMAAADADYRANPKAWTIDSPQVKANVKHSGAAAKDVAASVALYAYPSLQEQASPAWLGGGAKGGVAQALLATAQFLKGEGKIDTLATDYAKYVTPKYAQAAGLLK; translated from the coding sequence ATGAACACAAATACGAGCAAAAACACGGTTTTTTCAACGATGCGCCGCGCCGTCCTCGGCACCCTGGTGCTGGGCGTTACCCTTGCCTCCAGCGGTACGGCCTTTGCGCAAAGCAAGGAAGTGACGATTGCCTATCAGGAAATCAACGGTCCCTTCCTGGTGGCGATCGCCAGCGGTGAAGTGGAAAAAACCACCGGCTATAAAATCAACTGGCGCAAGTTCGATTCGGGTGCCAAGGTGGCCACCGGCATGGCTTCCGGCGACGTGCAGATCGGCGTCATCGGTTCCAGCCCCCTGACGGCGGCTGTCAGCCGCGGCGTCGATCTGCAACTGTTCTGGATCATCGACGACATCAATGAAGCCGAAGCAATGGTGGCCCGCAACGGCGCCGGCATCAGCAAGCCTACTGACTTGCGCGGCAAGAAGATTGCCGTGCCATTCGTTTCCACAACGCACTTCCACACCATGTTCGCGCTGGAAACCTGGGGCATCAAGCCCACGGAAGTGAAGTTGCTCAACATGCAGCCGAATCAGATCGCCGCTGCCTGGGAACGGGGCGACATCGATGCCGCCTTCGTGTGGGATCCGGCTTTGAGCAAACTCAAGCAAAACGGCAAGGTGCTGGTGACCTCCGGTGAACTGAGCAAGAAGGGCAAGGCCACGTTTGACGGCATGGCCGTCGAGCGCGCCTGGGGCGAAGCGAATGCCGATTTCATGGCCAAGTTCGTCAAGGTGATGGCCGCGGCCGACGCCGACTACCGCGCCAATCCGAAGGCGTGGACCATCGATTCGCCGCAAGTGAAAGCCAACGTCAAGCATTCGGGCGCTGCCGCCAAGGACGTGGCCGCTTCCGTGGCCCTCTACGCCTACCCATCGCTGCAGGAGCAGGCTTCGCCGGCCTGGCTCGGTGGCGGCGCGAAGGGCGGCGTGGCGCAAGCCTTGCTGGCCACGGCGCAATTCCTCAAGGGCGAAGGCAAGATCGACACCCTGGCAACAGATTACGCCAAATATGTGACCCCCAAGTATGCACAGGCCGCCGGCCTGCTGAAGTAA
- a CDS encoding c-type cytochrome, with translation MLIRTLATAVALMLTGSAGALEIHLPPETATYKPSELPGYQLVQRNCMTCHAAQYASSQPPASPRAYWEATVKKMKKPFGAQFDDADMPAMVDYLVKTYGAERGAAVPAAEVGRPAAAAVQAASGKDVKTLLAANGCMACHALDQKVVGPGFAEVAARYKGKDRAAVVAANIRSGGAGKWGPVPMPPFSQLSVADAETLAKYVLNR, from the coding sequence ATGCTGATAAGAACACTTGCCACCGCCGTGGCCCTGATGCTAACGGGCAGCGCGGGCGCGCTGGAAATCCATTTGCCGCCGGAAACGGCAACTTACAAACCCAGCGAATTACCCGGCTACCAGTTGGTGCAGCGTAATTGCATGACGTGCCATGCGGCCCAGTATGCATCGAGCCAGCCGCCTGCCTCGCCGCGCGCCTACTGGGAAGCGACTGTCAAGAAGATGAAAAAGCCGTTTGGCGCCCAGTTTGACGACGCGGACATGCCGGCCATGGTCGATTACCTGGTGAAAACCTATGGAGCGGAGCGGGGCGCCGCCGTCCCTGCAGCGGAAGTGGGCAGGCCAGCCGCAGCGGCTGTCCAGGCCGCCAGCGGCAAGGATGTCAAAACCTTGCTGGCTGCGAATGGCTGCATGGCATGCCACGCCCTGGACCAGAAAGTGGTCGGCCCCGGCTTTGCCGAGGTGGCAGCCAGATACAAGGGCAAGGACCGTGCCGCTGTCGTGGCGGCGAACATCCGCAGTGGCGGCGCAGGCAAATGGGGCCCTGTGCCCATGCCGCCATTCAGCCAGCTTAGCGTAGCCGATGCGGAGACCCTGGCGAAATACGTGCTGAACAGATAA
- a CDS encoding molybdopterin-dependent oxidoreductase, producing the protein MSDATLLPASRRRFLRTTTALGAAAVAGPGSALAASVTLPFENGERELVAFPQKRPLILLTSRPPQLETPFSVFNEGAITPNDAFFVRYHWSGLPTSIDGGSYRLRIAGLVKTPLELSLAELKQLAEPVDVVAVTQCSGNSRGFFAPRANGGQLGNGAMGNARWTGIPLKTVLEKAGIGAGAVQVAFNGLETPPVGDGPDFQKALSVEHIMAGDVLLAWAMNGEDIPFLNGYPLRLIVPGYYGTYWVKHLSDITVLDKPFDGFWMSTGYRIPDNGSGFIEPGAPVGKTTPISRLNVRSFITSVQDGAQVKAGRDLALRGIAFDGGQGISEVAISADGGQSWQEAKLGKDLGRFSFREWTLVLKAPRKGKHVLMVRAVNRVGQSQPMKALWNPMGYMRNVVETTRIQAV; encoded by the coding sequence ATGTCTGATGCGACCTTGTTGCCTGCAAGCAGGCGCCGCTTTCTGCGCACCACGACCGCTCTGGGCGCCGCTGCAGTGGCGGGGCCTGGGTCAGCCTTGGCTGCTTCCGTCACCTTGCCGTTTGAAAATGGCGAGCGCGAACTGGTGGCCTTCCCGCAAAAGCGCCCGCTGATCCTGCTGACCAGCCGTCCGCCCCAGCTGGAAACGCCGTTCAGCGTCTTCAATGAAGGCGCGATTACTCCCAACGACGCGTTTTTCGTGCGCTATCACTGGAGCGGCTTGCCTACCAGCATCGATGGCGGCAGCTACCGCCTGCGCATTGCCGGCCTGGTCAAGACACCTTTGGAGCTGTCGCTGGCGGAACTGAAACAGCTGGCCGAACCCGTCGACGTGGTGGCCGTGACGCAATGCTCGGGCAATAGCCGCGGCTTTTTTGCCCCGCGCGCCAACGGCGGGCAGCTGGGCAATGGCGCCATGGGGAATGCCCGCTGGACGGGCATTCCCCTGAAAACCGTGCTGGAAAAGGCCGGCATCGGGGCCGGCGCCGTGCAGGTGGCCTTCAATGGACTGGAAACGCCGCCCGTGGGCGACGGCCCCGATTTTCAGAAAGCCTTGTCCGTCGAGCACATCATGGCCGGTGACGTACTGCTGGCCTGGGCCATGAATGGCGAAGACATTCCCTTCCTTAACGGCTATCCGCTGCGCCTGATCGTGCCCGGCTATTACGGCACTTACTGGGTCAAGCACCTGAGCGACATCACCGTGCTCGACAAACCCTTCGACGGCTTCTGGATGAGCACGGGCTACCGCATCCCCGACAATGGCTCCGGTTTCATCGAGCCGGGTGCGCCCGTAGGCAAGACGACGCCCATCAGCCGCCTCAACGTGCGCTCCTTCATTACCAGCGTGCAAGATGGCGCGCAAGTCAAGGCCGGGCGCGACCTGGCCTTGCGCGGCATCGCTTTTGATGGCGGGCAGGGCATCAGCGAAGTGGCGATTTCAGCCGATGGCGGCCAGAGCTGGCAGGAAGCAAAGCTGGGCAAGGACCTGGGGCGCTTTTCGTTCCGCGAATGGACGCTGGTCCTGAAGGCGCCGCGCAAGGGAAAACACGTGCTGATGGTGCGCGCCGTCAACCGCGTTGGCCAGAGCCAACCGATGAAAGCCCTGTGGAATCCCATGGGTTATATGCGCAATGTGGTGGAAACCACGCGCATCCAGGCAGTGTGA
- a CDS encoding amino acid permease: MISDNHNNTGLQHSLKQRHMSMIAIGGVIGAGLFVGSGVIAKAAGPAAILSFLLTGGLVVLIMRMLGELASSLPVVGSFYEYARLAFDDKPKVSKFLGFMSGWMYWYFWVVVVALEAIAGAKLVNFWLPDVPSWSISLVLLVSMTILNLFSVKAFGEFEFWFASIKVVAIVVFLFVGALFITGSLPNSIPSLGFLTSNGGFMPHGWGPVLSGAVAATAFYSGAEIVTIAAAETSDPAKAIARATNSVITRVLMFYVGSMFVVVCIVPWDSPAIATPFVSALTVMNIPYAAHIMNAIILTAVLSALNSSLYASSRMIFALTRRGDAPTGLVKLSKNGVPIRAILFSTLFAYFAIAVSYVSADLVFPFIVNSYGILILFVYLLIAISQLRLRRRLERECPERIKVRMWLFPYLTYFTIIAMLVILGAMSVSSDTEQRVSFWFGLLSVVIMSVMYYIKKLVNDDRNGGEAADTKVELKHV, from the coding sequence ATGATTAGCGACAACCACAACAACACGGGCTTGCAGCACTCGCTGAAGCAACGCCATATGAGCATGATCGCCATCGGCGGCGTGATCGGCGCCGGCCTCTTTGTCGGCAGCGGCGTCATCGCCAAGGCCGCCGGACCGGCAGCCATCCTTTCTTTCTTGCTCACGGGCGGCCTGGTCGTCCTGATCATGCGTATGCTGGGCGAGCTGGCCTCGTCCCTGCCCGTGGTCGGCTCCTTTTACGAATATGCGCGCCTGGCCTTCGATGACAAGCCGAAAGTGTCGAAATTCCTCGGCTTCATGAGCGGCTGGATGTACTGGTATTTCTGGGTCGTCGTCGTCGCCCTGGAAGCCATTGCCGGCGCCAAGCTGGTCAACTTCTGGCTGCCCGACGTGCCATCGTGGTCCATCAGCCTGGTGCTACTCGTGTCGATGACCATCCTGAACCTGTTTTCCGTGAAGGCCTTCGGTGAATTCGAGTTCTGGTTCGCCTCGATCAAGGTGGTTGCCATCGTCGTCTTCCTCTTTGTCGGTGCTCTGTTCATCACAGGCAGCTTGCCCAACAGCATCCCTAGCCTGGGTTTCCTGACCAGCAACGGCGGCTTCATGCCCCATGGCTGGGGGCCTGTATTGAGTGGCGCCGTCGCCGCCACGGCCTTTTACTCTGGCGCCGAGATCGTCACCATTGCCGCCGCCGAAACGTCGGACCCGGCCAAGGCCATCGCCCGCGCCACCAATTCCGTCATCACGCGCGTGCTGATGTTTTATGTGGGGTCCATGTTTGTCGTCGTCTGCATCGTGCCCTGGGATTCGCCGGCCATCGCCACGCCCTTCGTCAGCGCCCTGACCGTCATGAACATTCCGTACGCGGCCCACATCATGAACGCCATCATTTTGACGGCCGTGCTGTCGGCCTTGAATTCCAGCCTGTACGCTTCGTCGCGCATGATCTTTGCGCTGACGCGCCGCGGCGACGCGCCCACGGGCCTGGTCAAACTGAGCAAGAACGGCGTGCCCATTCGCGCCATACTGTTCAGCACCCTGTTTGCCTATTTCGCCATTGCCGTCTCGTATGTGTCAGCCGACCTGGTGTTTCCCTTCATCGTCAATTCCTACGGCATCCTGATCCTGTTTGTCTACCTGCTCATTGCGATATCTCAATTGCGTCTGCGCCGTCGCCTGGAGCGTGAATGCCCGGAACGCATCAAGGTGCGCATGTGGCTGTTCCCCTACCTGACGTATTTCACCATCATCGCCATGCTGGTGATCCTGGGGGCCATGAGCGTGTCCTCCGATACGGAGCAGCGCGTGTCGTTCTGGTTCGGCCTGTTGAGCGTGGTCATCATGAGTGTCATGTATTACATCAAGAAGCTGGTCAACGACGACCGCAACGGCGGTGAAGCGGCCGACACCAAAGTGGAGCTCAAACATGTCTGA
- a CDS encoding FAD-binding oxidoreductase, whose protein sequence is MNKPVDTPPGVLGNSTAARTPYDPAFDPLVAQRPGHGNAYAPTYWIGTAGEPPADDGPITHDIDVDVAIIGSGFTGLSCAIFLAQEHGIKATVLEANRVSWGCSTRNGGQAQCTTGRLKRSQWIDRYGMDTALKLHTEVCDAMETFKKITADIDCDPQPGGHLYIAHKAKAMPALEKEAKVMREIFKYDARILDADTVKREFVDDKEAAGALHEPEGIGIHAGKLAFGYLRKARALGAKVHPSSPVMGWETRNGVHYLQTPGGVVRARSVAVATGGYTSPHLHPQVKNRLLPILSNSLVTRPLTPAEIEACNFRTHQVITDTRILRHYYRLMPDNRVQIGSRSAITGADAPDDKYKQFLINDLHRKFPALTGIAIDYSWWGWVDVSHDMMPRIVQPDPRQSIFYSLGYGGNGVMYSAQAGRRMAERIAGKASDTGLPIFNSKLPYPNMMELVESQAFAPFRRLGQRFLYRWYHLKDEVF, encoded by the coding sequence ATGAACAAACCTGTCGACACCCCGCCTGGCGTACTGGGCAACAGCACCGCCGCCCGCACGCCCTACGATCCCGCCTTTGATCCGCTGGTGGCCCAGCGTCCCGGCCACGGCAATGCCTACGCGCCCACCTACTGGATCGGCACGGCCGGCGAGCCGCCTGCCGACGATGGCCCCATCACGCATGACATCGACGTCGACGTGGCCATCATCGGCTCGGGTTTTACCGGTCTCTCCTGCGCCATCTTCCTGGCCCAGGAACACGGCATCAAGGCGACGGTGCTGGAAGCGAACCGCGTCAGCTGGGGCTGCAGCACGCGCAATGGCGGCCAGGCCCAATGCACGACGGGTCGCCTGAAGCGCTCGCAGTGGATAGACCGCTACGGCATGGATACGGCCCTGAAACTGCACACGGAAGTGTGTGACGCGATGGAAACGTTCAAGAAGATCACGGCCGACATCGATTGCGACCCGCAACCGGGCGGCCACCTGTACATCGCCCACAAGGCGAAAGCCATGCCCGCGCTGGAAAAAGAAGCCAAGGTCATGCGCGAGATCTTCAAATACGACGCGCGCATACTCGACGCCGACACCGTCAAGCGCGAATTCGTCGACGACAAGGAAGCGGCCGGCGCGCTGCACGAGCCGGAAGGCATCGGCATCCACGCGGGCAAGCTGGCTTTCGGCTACCTGCGCAAGGCGCGCGCGCTGGGCGCCAAGGTGCATCCGTCCAGCCCCGTGATGGGCTGGGAAACGCGCAACGGCGTGCATTATCTGCAAACGCCGGGTGGCGTGGTGCGTGCACGCTCCGTGGCCGTGGCCACGGGCGGCTACACCTCGCCCCATCTGCATCCGCAAGTGAAAAACCGCTTGCTGCCGATTTTGTCGAACTCGCTCGTCACGCGTCCGCTGACCCCGGCGGAAATCGAGGCGTGCAACTTCCGCACCCACCAGGTGATCACGGATACGCGCATCCTGCGCCACTACTACCGCTTGATGCCGGACAATCGCGTGCAGATCGGCAGCCGTAGCGCCATCACGGGCGCCGACGCGCCGGACGACAAGTACAAACAGTTTTTGATCAACGATCTGCACCGCAAGTTCCCCGCGCTGACGGGCATCGCCATCGATTATTCGTGGTGGGGCTGGGTCGACGTCAGTCACGACATGATGCCGCGCATCGTGCAACCGGACCCCAGGCAATCGATTTTCTATTCGCTCGGTTACGGCGGCAACGGCGTCATGTACTCGGCGCAGGCTGGGCGGCGCATGGCCGAGCGCATCGCGGGCAAGGCCAGCGACACGGGCTTGCCGATCTTCAATTCGAAACTGCCGTATCCCAACATGATGGAACTGGTCGAGTCGCAAGCCTTCGCCCCGTTCCGCCGCCTGGGCCAGCGCTTCCTGTACCGCTGGTATCACTTGAAGGATGAAGTGTTTTAA